In Glycine soja cultivar W05 chromosome 10, ASM419377v2, whole genome shotgun sequence, the genomic stretch ATTTCAAAAGATGAAGATGACTGGTGGATGTATTAAGTTTAGTGTTATCCTGAATCATGTCAAGCTAGTAGCTAGTGGCAGTAAGGCTTGGAATTCTTGGGTCTGGTGGATGGTGGTTGAAGCAAAAGtctatcaaaatttatttttcttttgcagatgtttaattttttttaatttttaagtttttgagATGTCATGGATTATTTTTCAGAGCAttggaaaatatgaaaaatattacttGAAAGTTACTTGCCTTTATAGTTGAAACATAGAGTATTACTGTTTTGTCAGTGAGGGAAGTAGGAAAGTTGTGCTGCAGAAAACTATCTATGGATCGTTATTTGTTTCATATAAGTGAGATAAGTTGCCAAAGTGCTAAAACATTATATGACTTGTTGTGAGCTAATTTAATCATACAACacttattttccttttgaaaaGTCAAAAGATTGTTTTATTAAACAGCAACTTAGAGTAGTTAGTAGTGTTAGTCATGATTCATGATTGTTTCTTCAATTCTCCTGTCTCAATAGTCACTGAAGGAGATAAATACCTGGAGTTGGTTGGCATGGTTTAACTGGTCAGAAAATCAGTGTCAGTTTGTGCTGCCGTCAATATTTTTGTTCACATATCGGACCTATTTGAGCttctttaacaaaattattcttGATAGTTTCCCAATTTCACAATTCACAAATACAATCACATCATATTTTTCCAGTTATGAATCTTCTATTATAGCATGGCTTCATGTACCTGATTATTGCAGAAATAATCCATGTTTTCTTACTCTGCATTAAATTTCGTTTTTGCCTTCCTTTATTATAACACTCTCTCTTCTTGCTTTCAAGTGGTCATTATTTTCTAATGTCCTATACTCCTATATGAACAAAGTGACTTGTCTCAAGTTAATCAAATGCTGGCTCATGAAACTATATTAGTTGTTGCGAAATGTTGGTATGAGTTGTGTCCCTAAAACTCTGACCATTATTCATGAGTTTTCCACCAGTCCAGATGGGAAGTTTCTAGTATTTTTATCTGCAAGAAGTGCTGTGGACTCTGGAGTGCACAATGCTACAAATTCACTTCACAGAATTGATTGGCCAACAGATGGAAAGCTGTTCCAATCTTCCAAAATTTATGATATCGTAAGCTCTCCGTATATGGCAAGTTTAATTTGGTTTAATTGCATTCTTTAATAACTTAGACTGAacctctattttctttctcatctAGTTCATTTATTAAATACTCCGAATTCAATTACAGTACAAGGTGTTGGATGCACATACGGCCATGTAGTTTTTCATTTGTGATTGTGAGGTTGCTTATGCTAGCATTAAGTGATTTTATCTATGGGAAATTTTGTGGAGTATAGATGCTACACATTTAGTTAGCTTGTTAAATGGTTAGCTTTTCAGGCTGTTTTTGTGATTTGCTTTTTTACAAACAAAACATGATACGGTACTTGATGCTATAAGGAAGATTCTTTTCccttcttcctcctcttcctctccTTCTTAGTGGAATCTAAACAGAAGTCAATTCGTACTTATTGCTGTCAGTTAACAACTCTGTTGTTTTCCATCAATTTTGGAGATTCCTGTTGTGATGTGTGCTGAGGATGGCTGCTTCCCTGGGCTTTATTGTACTACTATCCATAATAATCCTTGGCTATCTGATAACTGCACAATGATTATATCATCCATCTGGCACAGCAGTGAAGTTCTTCTCTCTGTGAATGTGTTAAGGTAAGTAAATAATAACAGGAATGGTTTTTTTATCCATTTATCAAAGGTTGTGTATTCTTTATGAtcaactcaatttttttgttacattataGTGGGGAAATATTACATATCAGCCCAGCAGACTCAAATTTCTCGTGGAATCTTCTTACATTGGATCGGAACAATATTGTTGCCAGTAAAAACAAATGCTCAACCTATCAATACTTTGGACTTTTGAAGTGGAGGAATatactttttactttttctttgtcAATTCTTTTTCAGTTTCCAGCAGTCCAGTTGATGTTCCTCAAATCAAGTATGGAATGGCCATTGAGAAGGCAACAAGCAATACTACATGGAGTTGGTCAAATATATCCAGCCCCATATTCAGATGCTCAGACAAGGTTTGATTTATTTCTTGTGAGATATTAATAGGAATCATTGTCTCAAAAagctattattttatatgtttataaGTGAATCCCTGGATTTTGGCTGTAGGTGGTATCTTTGTTGTCCTCTCTCCAGTGCAGTATACTGAGTATCTCAGTCAAGGATGTTCATGATGGTCAAACAAAAGGTTTTCAAGTTACTCTGGTTTCTTATTTAATACCAAGTTGAATGACTTAATGAAATTTCATATATGCTTTAGTTTGCATCTGTTTATCCTCAAACAAATTGAGAAGGTATCCAATTACTTCTTATGAAATCCATATACTGCTTATCAATAATGAGATCtcccaaaaaagaaaatgaacttGATTGGTACATGAAGataatacatatattatatCTTGTATAAAATCTTGGGTAAGCttgattttattgataaagaaaCTAGTAAAGATAAGAACAAGAAATTAGAGAACTGAAGCTCTTTAGTTTCGAGTATGGTCAGTGTAATGGGCATATGCATAACcataaaaaaacttgttaacaGATTGGCAAGTGCAGcaattttatcacaaataataaagattaaaatggaaGTTCAAGTGTCGAATCCAGAAAGACTTTGGTTGTACTTAAGTGATGCAAACCCAATTAGTAATCAATgaaaagaatgagaagaagacacgacaatgaatttgtaaatgtgaaatttgaaataaggtaaaaaaaaaaagataacacaAAAAGTAAACAACGATTTAAATGTgaaaagatagaatcaagaatgCAATAATGTTGGGGCCTAGTATGCCAAAActacttataatataatataatgtaattgattttctctattttatgaAATCCGTGTTCCCACCTATATCTActaaattatcttatttttggtttcccGCATGAAGGACCtagtttatttatcattttcccccaaatttttttacAGATATAAAATAACAAACCGCATTAAGATATAAGATGCAAAAATTAATGGGCAAAATAAATGTCAATCTATTTCTAGCAATGAATTCATTAAGATACCCTTCCCCAGtagaaaataaccatttttcaatgcattaccCTTCAAACACTgtatgggtgatcagaccataaTAGcagaaaagcataaaaacaggattgtattaaatagataataggaAAGAATTACAAGAGTTTGGCCTCCACAAAAGGGGTTTTAGTCTCTCATTGTTATGAGAGACTTTTACACTTTAGGGGGTTCCCCTAAGGGATAGACTCAGGCTTTGGATTTCTGCACTGGAGAGCTCTAACGGTGTGTCTTTCTTCTGCTTCCTTCTCCGTTTATAGGCCTAAGGTAGCTTACTTTTCACGCTGACCTCGTGCTGAGCGCACATTGGGCTTCTCCTCGTGGGCCTTCTTGCGCTAAGCTGGTCCTACGCGCTGAGTGCTAAGCCTGGAACTTCCCGCTAAGCGAGCGTCACGTCAGCCTAGGTTGCACGCTGAACGAGCCGTGTAATTTTTCCAactcttcttccattctttttCTTCCCTATTTTATTGTCAAATTCCCTCTAAAacactttaatttttcttcttttgacttCTGCTAATCACAAATTGCAAAGATGTTAATTTTTTcgtaatttcattaaaaacactACTAAAATGAAGAAACTATTATCATTATTAGCCAAAAATGACTATCAATTTAGCTCAGATTTCGCAGTTATCATGGGCATATCCATAACCATAAAAGAACTTTGTGCATCATTTGTTATGTCACTATTGAAAGCATTTGACGTGTTAAATTGATCAAGATTGTCTTCTCATACAATGCAACCATTTATTTGATGACTTAATACTTCTGGAACAAATCTAACACTTATTAGTTATACCCTATTCAATAAATCTTACTCGAGTTTATAGGCCAGTCAAGGGACTCTAACATCtatctatttttgttttaatttcagGTGCTACTAAACATTTTGAAGCTATATTTGTGACATCTAAAACGAAGAACAAGGATGTATTTGATCCATTAATTGTGATCCTTCATGGAGGGCCTCACGATGTCTCTTTGTCACACTTTTCAAAGTATTTGGCTTTTCAATCTTCAGTTGGATACAGCTTGCTAATTGTAAATTACAGGTAGCAAATATACTGTTGAACTTTCAAGCATTAGTTGGGGCCAGTATTGTTAAACTTATGCCTAGAGAGATGGATGGCCCTCatacagataaaaatggatttaAGGCTGTtgcttttttatgaaaaataagctTAATTGACTTTACTAGCTTGCAGTACCTGTTAAAGAGGATTGGTTATAGAACCTGTATGTTACAACATTTGAATCCCTAAAAAATGAAGCAAGTTTAGAGTGGGGGAAAAATCAGATTgatagagaaaataaagaacatGACTCTTTGAAAAATAAGTTTAGAGTTTAAATGAGAATATTAGCATATATAAAGTTTAAATAGTATCCCTTGAAGTCAAATAATAACCAGACTGATACTGGAATGAGAAACAACTGTTGAAACCTGTCTATAAGAGCTActttagaaattgaaatgatttaTAACCTGGGAATTGTGGACAAAAGGATGTTTAGGGTCTATTTTGACTTCAAAATGATAGAGAGGCTGAAGAGTTGAAAGTGAAAGGCtggtcctttttttttattgtgatatAACGAGTCTGAATAGACACTTTGATTAAATTTCCTGGACAGAAGTCTTTTATGCCATCTGCATCctaattatatgtttaaaagTTTGTAATACTGAGACTGCTtttcttttggaaatgaatgtCATTGTCAACACCCTTAAGAGAAACCCAATATGATCACAAATAGCATAAAAAATCTTTTAGATATCAAAATATGGTTGAAGAAATGTTTACTTGTTTACTTAATGTCTATTTTGAGGTTGCTTGTATGTTATTGTTTCTCAGAGGTTCGTTAGGATTTGGTGAGGAAGCATTACAATCTCTTCCAGGGAAAGTTGGGTCTCaggtatttattattttctacttttaattctaaataattagATTTGGTTATGCTATCTAAGTGAACCTTTAATTTATAAGCTAGTTGTAAAGCTACACTGGATAATATGGGTTGGACcttgattttagtttttcatcTGTAGGATGTTAATGATGTTCTCTCTGCCATAGATCATGTCATCAACTTAGGTCTTGCCAGTCCATCTAAGATTACAGTGATGGGCATTTCACATGGTGGTTTTCTGACAACGCACTTGATTGGCCAGGTTCAATTAGAACACTTACCATGACTTCTTTCTGACCTACTcacatatctatatatattttttatctctcaTCTTTCAATATCAATTTGCTGTAACATATGAACTTTGCATTTGCCTGTCAAGCATCTCTTCACTGATTATGATACTACTACTGACTGTCGTATGCCTTGCATATGTTGTGATTCATAACATCAGTTGAACTTTGTTACCAATATGACAGCAGTTTGAGTTAATTGATTGTAGAAATTACTTATTAGTAGGAAAAATTacataaaggataaaaaaaagctTGTGTTGTGTTCCTTATAGTTAGATATCATGACTAATATTATTGCCaaaataggagagaaaaaaaaaagatataatgaAGTGTTGGATGTAATTATTTATACAAATGTAGCATATATGGATATGTTAAACCAATTGGTATGGCTTACAAAATAATGTCTACTTTAAGGATAAGGGCAACTTTTCAAGTGTAAGACTCTGATTTTATGAATTGCAGTCTGGTGGCTTTTGTTTACCATAGAATATTGTTTTGTGGCTATCTAATTGCTGCAGGCACCAGACAAGTTTGTAGCAGCTGCTGCAATCAATCCAGTTTGTAACCTTGCATTGATGATTGGAACAACCGATATCCCTGATTGGTGCTATGTAGAAGCTTGTGGAACCATTGCCAAAAATTGCTTTACTGAACCACCTTCAGCGGATGATTTGACTCTCTTTCAAAGCAAGTCTCCTATTTCACACGTCTCAAAGGTATTTACATTGAGCTGAACATTTCTAGATTGAATTTCACTGGTATTTACAAGAGCTCTTAACAAAAGCATGGTAGAAAAGAACATAAACTTAACTTGATCAttgaaaaccataaaaaaacCCTTTGGAAATTTCAATACAAGGTCTCAAGATGTTGAGGCGTCCGGGCACTTCTATAGATGTTAATTCCTGTAAGCCTGCTCTTTTCAATATCTATCTGAGGTGTAATCTTTAGAGCAAACTTCATCGACTatattgttttttcattttcaatgaagCTTGCATTTGATCTCCTTttgtcctttcttttctttctcttgattTTATACATTAAGTAAATATTCATATGGAGAAATGGACCTCTTAAAGGTTATTTTTTCACCCTAAGGTACATGCTAAGATTGTCGCCTTAAACTCCTACTGTATACAGTTGATTTTCTAGCATTATAGTATGTATTTTGATAAATTCTGCAGGTAAAAGCACCAACACTTTTCCTATTAGGTGCTCAAGATATTCGTGTTCCAATTTTTGATGGATTGCAAGTAAGTACTTGTGAGCTTTAAGAATAGTCGGACTCTCAGTAGATTACAGTCTTTATTGGTATTGTATGACGGTAAAACTTTCACTGTTTAAATATGCAGTATGCTCGGGCGTTAAAGGAGAAAGGAGTAGAGGTCAAAAtcattatgtttcaaaatgatgtTCATGCACTCAAAAGGTAGACAAATCTTAACATAGAATCAGtcctgttttttaattttaatacaacCTGActattcttttgttttattttatattttacaggCCTCAATCTGACTTGGAATGCTTCCTTCACATTGGGGTGTGGTTCAACAAGTACTGCAAATAAGGGATAAGTGGGTCACAAGACCTCCTAAAGACCTAAACACTCTAATAATGGATAGAGCCATGGAGGATTGACAGAGAGCCACCAACTATATCTATCATAGTTAAAACGGGGATCATTatattctttgttattttctataCAATCTGGCTAAACCTTTACTCCTAAACCAGTTACTCCTTTACTCCTTTATCCAGGTGCCTTATTCTTTTGTAGTGGGTTGTATTATGTATGCAATGGTCTATATATGACTAGGCATTGCTTATGTTGTAGGAGTTGTGAGTAGATTCCTATCAAACCCTTGAAAGAAGTGTTGGCATGCTGTGAAATGGATATTAAGGTATATCTGAGGGGAATTGACAATATATGTTTGTGTTTTGGAAAAAGAAATTTGATGCTTATCAGGTATTCAGATGTGGATTCAAGAAAATCTAAAAATCAGGATGATTGATTAGTTTTGCAGGAGGAGCTATTTCATGACAATCACAACTACAAAAGTGCATTGCTTTAAGCACCGTAGAATCAAAGTTTTCATTGCAATCAATGAAGGTTGTAAGGAGACCTTGTGGATGCAAAAATTCTTACAAGAGTTAAGCCAGAATTAGGGAATGTTATGCTCTCTACTATATTGCAATAGTGAAAGCGCAATTCATCTAAGTAAGAACTCAACTTTTCATGCAAGGTTGAAACACTTCAAGTTGAGGTATTACTGGATGCATGATGTGTATAAGAGTAAATTATTTTAGGTTAAGAAAATACACACCAAAGACAACAGTGCATATATGATGACAATAAAAGAGAAGTTagaattttgtaaataatttataagttgTAGGCTTAGCGTCAACCCTAAATTGATCCTAGGATTCGCCTTTGGCTATAGGAGGAAAATGGAGGGGTCCAACCAATAATTTGGTGGttctgaaaattttatttgtcatGTTGGTGTGGAAACTAAATATGGTGCAAAAACATAGGTGGGCAAGGTTAGTAGCATGCTTTAAGAAAAAGGAATACTTAGTATATAGGTGGAAAAAAATTACAGCCTCGACTCACTCATCTCAGACAATGAAGAAGCAAGTGactgcacaatttttttaagaattatactCATAATTCTAAGTTACAAAGAAAACTCATATGAGCAGCAAAATGGGTCTTCCAAAGGAGAACCTAGAAGGCTTGaaagaataattattatgagcgataaaaaaaattatttattaaaggagaaaatgtgaaagacttgtaataaaattttgttggaatgaataaatacaaaacaatgatagaatatatatgaattatagCCAATAATTTTGCTTTCCAATAAGAAGAGGAAAAGCTtatggaaaacaaattaagagaaaaaattgcGAACATCACCTTCATTCAATTTCTGGTGACGATTAAACGACTATTTTCAAAAGGGCTTATGTGTTATTAACTAAATACATAAGAGAACTATTTtagaacttttaaaaattagaggactattttaaggggaaaaaagagttaagaaatcattcttatattttaccctctattttatctttaactAAATAATTATGCTCTTTGGAGAAACTCAATGATGTGTAGGAAGAAatccattatatttatttgacaattatttaaaagaaagtaGTATTATTTATGAGATATATATACTATTGAATAAGGAAAAgcttatatgaaaattttataagtacttttaataatgttttccAATTAAAATGAGAATTTCTCTATATGtcttacaaatatttttcagtGAGTGAGTCTGAATATATGATCAATATTTCAATGATATCTTCTTGGCTATCAGAACACACCCATTAAATTGTGTTGCTTTTTTGGTACGTTTACCTAAAGTAGTTTTTATATAGAGagtaaatgataatattttgtgTTGTTAATTTGTTTAGCATTtcataaatatgttcatatcaACATTAATGTAGTAATTAtggatttattttaaatcactagataaaaaaattgaaagtctTTTTTTCTAAGGAATTGAATAGTAGAATAATGTTTATAGTAGAGCTTTTAATCTTCTCTGAATATACAACATCGAGATGTTTTATTTCCTATTCATGCACACATATGTGAtggtaattattatatatttttactttgttttgtttttaaaaaaaaattgggagatGGTTTTGGGTGGGCCtcacaggaaaaaaaagaagggttttctaattaaaatattttattaaattctttaaGAATTTTTGGACCTTTTTAATGGGCTTTTGTCTCTATAAGCCTAACCCATCTTAAAAGTTGTTATACATCTCTTAACCTAACATTTTCCCCTTTTCATATTCTTGCCTCTTCGGCAAACTGTGCCATCGGAGTTTTTGTAGTTGCAGATTGAgaaatcatcaaaatcatgttacaCTTTCATCCTTTTATCGTGGATCAATTCTTTCAAGGTAAGGAGAGTCAGATTATCTCGCTTATGGGTAGGCTTTGATTGTGGGTAAAGAGATTGACCCTAGATCCCGAATTgattacaattgtgtgattgtgtGCGAACAAGGATGTGATTGCCCCAAATCCTTGATTTACTTTGGGATTAGAGTCTGGAGTTGAATTATGCACTATAGTTGATTgcattttcccctttttttttgtgatactGAAATTGGTAACTTGATAATTGATTGCAAGTCGTGTTTGAAATTTACCAAACTAATCAATTAACTTTGTCCGTTAATGATTTAATTTGTGTTTGCAAATTATTTTGAATGCACAGGAAACATTTGGCGGTGTTTAGGGGTCTTTGTGAGAGTCCTTGGTTACAGGACCCTATCATAAACTTTTTGTTTGTCGCATCTCACTTAACAAGGAAGGGCTCTCGTAGATCCAAAAAACTCCAAAGACTAAGGTAAGTCCCTAAAAGGAATTCACTTAGCCCTAATGTTGTCTTACTGAGTGAACATAAGTTAGAGATTACTTCAATTTTGCGCTAAGTGAGATCTGTTCTCACTAAACAAAAAGAAGTCAGAAAGCACATCAATTTTACGCTAAATGAAATTCATTCTCTCAAATCGAAAATAAGTCAGATAGATCATCAAGTTTATGCTAAGAAATATCCATTTATGTTTAGCAAAAATAATACAAAGAATTGGTTTAGGATCCTTGCACTATGATGTTAAATGATATTTAGTCTCACTAAGCAAGCAGAGTAAGTGTCTTTAGGTGAGTTTGTTTCTCGACGAGCAAACATGTAATAGAAAACTTAGGATTTTTCCTACGTTGTGTCGCTATGCGAGGGCATCCCTCATCCACTGAAAACACATTTTTAGAGTATGAAAGTTTACTTTCTTAAATACATGGTGACTTTGTAATAAGAATATGCAAATTTTATGACATGAAATGCTTAATATGCTTATGTGTGATGTCTAGCCAAATCCCAAGGAGTGACCTTAGAGAAAAGGCTTTAGTTTACGTTTTGTTGCCTTGGTTTTACTTATTTGGGTCTTGCATAACTGTGGTACATTTGACATCAAGGCTtcgatattttatttatattttaatcataatcaatttatatatgattatttaGTTAGAATCATGttcttatttttcatgttttacaAGAGAAAGGTTACAGATGAGATAATAGTATTAAGAGACCATTGCTTTAGTATAGAAAATTAATACATGCTATcaatatatatcatattatagTACCTCatatctttctatttttttctttttgtaatgtattttgaaTAATGGATTTTCATTACTTTTGTTTAGGTAAATCTACATATTAAGGTGGCATAATCATCATGATCCTCGACTTAACAAAAATCTatttacaaaagagaaagaagaattaCTTGCAAATTGTGAGCTTTATGAGCAGGGTTGGCAACCATTGCAATGAAAATGCCTTGTAGAATCATTGCCATGtttaaatggaaagaaagagaaaggaatctagAAAGAAAAGCTTGCAACCCATTGAACTTCTCTTTCACCATGTAATGGGGTTTGCA encodes the following:
- the LOC114372112 gene encoding acylamino-acid-releasing enzyme-like, encoding MHKETEDDYAYLSNLLQDFTIIPNIDKAWLFSSPGSQLQGMFVVSQPDLLTNKRRTSIMSCNILKQSDSSVKFLWAPFPIEMSGVSMIVPSPSGSKLLVIRNPENEAPCCFEIWSSSRMEKEFHIPQSLHGSVYNDGWFEGVSWNLDETCIAYVAEESSPAKPTFNDLGGYKKGGCADKDLGYWKGQGDWEEDWGETYAGRRRPALFVININSRDVQEVKGIDKSLSIGQVVWAPFTEGSEQYLVFVGWSSKPRKLGIKYCSNRPCALYTVRVRALHHESKPNEPVVQSTEEFHALNLTQTISSAFFPRFSPDGKFLVFLSARSAVDSGVHNATNSLHRIDWPTDGKLFQSSKIYDIIPVVMCAEDGCFPGLYCTTIHNNPWLSDNCTMIISSIWHSSEVLLSVNVLSGEILHISPADSNFSWNLLTLDRNNIVAISSSPVDVPQIKYGMAIEKATSNTTWSWSNISSPIFRCSDKVVSLLSSLQCSILSISVKDVHDGQTKGATKHFEAIFVTSKTKNKDVFDPLIVILHGGPHDVSLSHFSKYLAFQSSVGYSLLIVNYRGSLGFGEEALQSLPGKVGSQDVNDVLSAIDHVINLGLASPSKITVMGISHGGFLTTHLIGQAPDKFVAAAAINPVCNLALMIGTTDIPDWCYVEACGTIAKNCFTEPPSADDLTLFQSKSPISHVSKVKAPTLFLLGAQDIRVPIFDGLQYARALKEKGVEVKIIMFQNDVHALKRPQSDLECFLHIGVWFNKYCK